The window ACCAAAAGCGATAGCCAAATCAAAAGGCTTAGGAAGTTTTTTTGCAAAATCCTGTATGATATCATGTTTAATACCGAAGCCTATCATGCCAACCGAGCCAATGTCCCCACTGATTTTTGTAGTTGGTATTGCGCGGATGGTAATATCGGTATTGTGTACAAGCCCTACAGTTAACTGGATATTCGGAGCAGGTATTACAGAGATTAATCCTTTGGGCATATCAAAATTGCCAACAGTATTGCCATTATCATCTTTAATGGTCATGTTAGGCCCGGCCAATTTACTACCGGCAAAGGTTGGAGCTATTGTATTAGATGCTGATGTTGGTACAACGTGGTTTGATAACCCAATTTTAGTTACATCAAAAGATTTATCGCTGTTGGGTACCATGGCAATAGCTGCGGTAATCCTCAAATCAAAATGTAATAGCTTTTTAGTTTTAGCTGTATTGTTCCAACCGCTATTTAGCCCTGTGCCAAAACCTTTGAAAAGCGGCAGGCCATAAGCAGATACAAGTTTAGTGGCATCAGCAGGACTGGATTTAATTAATTGATCAAAACCATCCTGTGCTTGCGATTTTTGTATGCCGATAAAGAAAGTACCGGCAATAATTAGAGCGTAGAGTTTTTTCATATTCGATTGAGGTTTATTTATTCCGCAATAATCAGATATTTAATATTAAAAAACAACTATTTTTGCAATCCATGATAAATAATACTGACCTGCAAGATATTGAGGAACAGGACTTTTACGAACATTTACGAGTAGTTGTAGATAAGGGCCAATCGTTGTTGCGGATTGATAAATTTTTAATGCACCGCATTGAGAATGCCTCGCGTAACCGTATACAAAACGCAATCGAGTTGGGTAATGTACTGGTAAATGATAAAGCGATTAAGGCAAGTTATAAAGTAAAACCGCTTGATGTGATATCGGTTGTATTGCCGCACCCGCCCCGCGATACTGAAGTTTACCCTGAAAATATTCCCATAAATATTGTTTATGAAGATGATGACGTGCTGATTGTTAACAAGGAAGCGGGGATGGTAGTACACCCAGGCTATAATAACTATAGTGGTACATTGGTGAACGCATTGGTATATTACTTTCAGCAGCTACCTACGCTGCCAGGTAATGATGGCCGCCCGGGTTTAGTACACCGTATTGATAAGGATACCTCGGGCCTGCTGCTTATCAGCAAAAACGAACGCTCTATGACCTATCTGGCCCGGCAGTTTTATGAACATACCATCAACCGCAAATATATAGCCCTGGTTTGGGGCGATTTGCCAGAAGACGGTACTATAACCGGTTATATTGGCCGTAGCATTGGCGATAGGAGGGTGATGTCTATTTATGATACCGAGGAGAAAGGCAAATGGTCGGTAACGCATTATAAGGTGTTAGAACGTATGGGCTATGTTACACTAATTGAATGCAAACTTGAGACAGGCCGTACGCACCAGATCCGCGCGCATATGAAACATATCGGCCACCCGCTGTTTAGTGATGCTGTTTACGGTGGTGATAAAATATTAAAGGGTACCGTATTCAGTAAATACAAACAGTTTGTTGAGAATTGCTTTGAACTGATGCCGCGCCAGGCACTGCATGCCCAAAGTTTGGGCTTTGTACACCCATCAACAAAAAAAAGCATTTATTTTGAAGCCGCTTTGCCACAGGACTTTGAGTCGGTGTTGAAAAAATGGCGCGGTTACACGGCAACATCTGCCGGACAAATGGGTTAAATATGGTTTATAATCTGTCATGAAATCCACATTTATCAATTTTAACGACGAGATACTGCCGGCCGATAGCCTGGTAATGAGCACGGCCAACCGTGCCTTTAAATATGGCGATGGCCTGTTTGAAAGCATGCGCCTGATGAAAGGCGAGCTAAAGTTTACCGATCAGCATGTGGATCGCTTACAACGAGGGATGAAGGCCCTGAAGATGGACGGCTATTCACAAATGGATGCCTGGTTTTTGAAAGACAGAACAGAAACATTAAGCATCCGCAATAAATGCAAACATGGCCGTATGCGTTTAACAGTTTATCGCGATGGAGAGGGTTTGTATACGCCAACACGCAATAAGATAGGTTTTTGTATGGAATTGCAGCCTATAGATGAACCACGTTATTTTTTAAACGATAAAGGCCTGATTATGGATGTATTTACAGAATTAGGTAAACCGCTGAATTATCTGTCCAATATCAAATCGTGCAACGCGTTGGTTTACGTGATGGCCGGCATCTACAAAAATCAGAACCGGCTGGATGATGTATTTATCGTTAACCAAAATAAGTTTTTGTGCGAGGCTGGCAGTTCGAACGTATTTGTATTGTATAAAAACCATCTGTACACCCCGGCTTTAACCGAAGGTTGTGTGGAAGGGGTAATGCGGCAGGTTGTCATAAACATTGCCTTGCAAAACAACATACCTGTAACGGAGGCACAAATAAACCCAGAGATATTATACGAAGCCGACGAGGTTTTTCTTACCAACGCTACCCGAGGTATACAATGGGTGATGGGCTATGGCGTAAAACGCTATTTTAATAGGCTCAGCAAGTTTTTAATGGATGAGCTTAATAAATTATAACGCTTACTTGTTTACCATACCCATAGCAGCGCCAGTATAACGCGGGCCGGTATTAGGGTATGCCTTTAATACATTTTCAATATCGTTCAAATCGGATGCTGTTAATACCACGTTTACCGATTGCGCGTTTTCCATCAGGTATTTGCGCTTTTTAGTGCCGGGGATAGGGATAATATCATTACCTTGTGCCAGCACCCATGCAATGGCCAATTGGGCAGGTGTGCAGTTTTTGCCATGTGCCAGTTCAGCGAAGGCAGCAGCCAGTTTAGCGTTATTTTCATAATAGTCACCCTGGAAGCGCGGTATGGTATGCCTGAAATCATTTGATTTCAATTCATCGGGATTATCGGGCAGGGTAGCGCTAAATAAACCACGTGAAAGCGGGCTGAATGGTACAAAACCAATACCTAATTCGCGGCAGGTAGCCAGTATTTCTTTTTCCGGGTCGCGGGTTAACAATGAATATTCGCTTTGCAGCGCGGCAATAGGATGCACACTTACGGCTTTGTGTAATGATTCGACCGATGCTTCGGACAAGCCAAGATAACGCACCTTGCCTTCTTTTACCAATTCGGCCATCGCGCCAACCATTTCTTCAACGGGTACCTTAGGATCGATACGATGGGCATAATACAAGTCTATCACCTCAATATTCAGGCGTTTCAGGCTACCCTCAACCGCTTTACGCATATAAGCCGGAGAAGCGTCGAATGCGCCAAGCTTGCCATCGGTTTGGGGCACAAAACCAAATTTAGTAGCTATGAAAACCTTGCCGCGGTTTGGCGCCAGCACTTTGGCTATTAGTTCCTCGTTAATATAAGGGCCATAAATATCGGCGGTATCCCAAAAATTAATGCCCAGTTCAATGGCCAGGTTTAAAACTGCAATAGATTCGGCGTCATCCCGGGTCCCATAAGCATGCGACATGCCCATGCATCCCAAACCAATAGCCGAAAGTTTTTCACCGGTGTTTCCTAATATCCTGTATTTCATATTTTATAGTGATAGCTCATGGGTCATAGTTCATAGTCAGAAATCAGCTAAATGCTACTATTGATCCATGACTATTAACTACGACCCGCAAAGCGGTTTTACTCAATAATAGCAAATTGCGATAAACTGACAAACTCCTGTATGCGGCCTGCCACTTCGGCCTGGGTAAGGTTTTTTAGCTTTTCGGTGCCAAATTTTTCTACACAGAATGATGCCAGTGCCGAGCCATAAATAATAGCATTCTTCATGTTGTTGAAATTGATAGTACCAACTTTAGCCAGATAGCCAATAAAGCCGCCTGCAAAAGTGTCGCCGGCGCCGGTTGGGTCAAACACATCAGCCAGTGGTAGGGCAGGGGCTGAAAATATCAGATCATCGCTAAATAGTAAAGCACCGTGCTCGCCTTTTTTAATGATCAGGTATTTTGGTCCCATGGCTAAAATTTTACGGGCAGCTTTCACCAATGAGTGCTCGCCAGATAACTGTCGTGCTTCTGCATCGTTAATAGTTAATACGTCTACCATTTTAATGGTTTCCAGCAAATCGTCCATGGCAATGTCCATCCAAAAATTCATGGTATCCATTACAATTAGCTTAGGGCGCTTTTTAAGGCGTTTAATAACCGTTTGTTGTATCTGCGGTGTCAGGTTGCCAAGCATCAGGTATTCACAATCCTGATAGCTTTCGGGGATGATTGGATCGAAATCGGCCAGTACATTCAATTCGGTGATCAGCGTATCACGGCTGTTCATGTCGTTATGGTATCTGCCACTCCAAAAAAATGACTTTTCACCTTTTTTAATCTGTAAGCCTTCAGTATTTATATGATGTTTGTTCAGATCTTTAATTTCGGACTGCGGGAAGTCGTCGCCCACTACAGCAACAATTTTTGTCTTATCGTAAAAGTAAGAAGCAGCCAAACTTGCATATGTTGCGGCACCGCCAACAATTTTATCTGTCTTTCCAAAGGGGGTCTCAATTGCGTCAAACGCCACAGTACCAATAACTAACAAACTCATGTAAAAATATTTTAATTTTTTTTGCTGCAAATATTGTGAAATTACCTCAATAATCATACTTTTGCACACTCCAAACCGGAAAATGATTCCTGAGTAGCTCAGCCGGTTAGAGCATCTGACTGTTAATCAGAGGGTCGCTGGTTCGAGCCCAGCCTCAGGAGCCACAATGGGCAAGCACGTTTTACGGTCGCTTGCCCTTCTTTTTTTCTCTCGTAACGTACTGTTAATCTGATAGATAAGTTGAAACAAAAAATCAACGTTAGCGGTTCGATGTTGCAGATTTTCAAAAGTGAATTTTTCGGGGTACATCGAACCAATTACCTCTCTTTGAACGTAAGTGTCATGATTAGAGTAGATTACATCTATCTGCGTTAATTTAACAATAGCCTTGTCTAATAACCTTTCCACCTCTGCCGGGCTAACCGCCACTACAGGTGCTTCAGAAAGCTTTGCTTCTAAAACAGCGATCCGGTGTTCGCTTTCTGTCTTGATGGTTTTATAATCCGAACCATCCAAATCCCCTGTTAATAATAACTCCCTGGCTTTGGTTATGCGATTGCCTAATTCCGTAATTTCGACAATCCAATTGGTTTTGTCTTTGGTTTCGCCTTTTGTCGCATCGATATAGGCGTCCATGATAGCCGTTTTGAAAAACTCTTTAGATTCATCGTTCAGGATATACAGTTTTAACTCATCTACAAATGCCTTATTAATTTCCTCGGCCTTTTTACGATAACCACATTTAGAAGAACAATGGTAATAATAGTAGTAGTTACCTCTTCCCTTAGAGGCACTGCCGCATAATACCCGGTTGCACCGGTTGCAATTCAAAAAGCCCCGCAATGGCAGCATACTCGGCGACATAATAGTCAGTTTGCTCTTTCGCTTCTTTCCGTCCAATATATCCTGTACCTCATAATACATGGTTTCTGTTATGAGCGGTTCATGTAGTCCTTTTACGAGGTGGCAATCTTCATCCTTATATTTCTCAATAAATATCTTTCCGCAGTACATCGGGTTACGAATAGCCATTAAAAAGCGGTTTTTGTTACATTTTAAGCCCATTGCCCGTGACAAAAACGGTAACGATTGTTAAAACTTATAACTTGTAGATTCCTAAACCATGCGAGAAAGTTTAGACCCTGAAATTATCGGTACCCCGGCCCAGTTAATAAAATTACTCAGTAAACCTGAGCCGATTTTTAATTTTGTGCTATACGATTTTAAGCTTTCATCGAACTGGGTTGACATAGTTAAAGATCAAACCATACCTGGTATTGAAGTTTCTTCGGATGCGAATTTTGAAGAAGATGATAATATTGCTGGATTATATCCGGGATTGTATATTTCCTACATTAAATTTACTAAGCCGGTGCACTTTGTGCAATGCCGGTTCACTGGCCCTGTGAATTTAAGAAACCTTGTTTTTGAAAGTGATTTTCAATTTTTTGAGCCTTCATTTACTGAATCAGTCAATATATTTTCTTCAAAATTTCTGGGAAAAACCAGCTTTAGATCAATGACTGCTAAACAGTCCTTCACAATTTTACACAGTACGATTAATTCAGATCAGCTTGGTTTTCGTAGTTGCACGTTTGAAGATGGGTTGGCTATTTATGCGTGTAACTTTATCAATGATTTAGACCTCGGAGATTCCGTTTTTAAGAAAATGCTTGTTATCCGTATGGGCAACATAGCTGGTAAACTCAACTTAGCTATTTGTGAGATCGAAAACCTACAAATCATCGGTAATCACGAAACGAATGCCCCTCTTGTTGTAAAAGACATCAACCTTTCAGATACGACGGTCGAAAAGCAAACGCAAATTAATTTGGTCACGGTCAAGGGTGAAGTAAAAGCTGATGGTGCTATATTTCAGGATTCTGTCTTTATAGATAATGCTACTTTTCAGGGGAAAAGTTGGTGGACGGCGGTAAAGTTCGATAAAAATTTAAGTATCCAGCAATCAGCTTTTGGGGACAATTGAGTTTCGCTTACTCGCAGTTTGAGGGAAATGTAATGTTAAGCAGGTCTGATTTCTCCCAAGCCGATGTTTTTTTCTCGGACGTTTTAATTAATGCGGATCTTTGGATTTCTGGTAATGCTAAGAATAATCTCCCGGCTATGCTCAACCATAAAATTAGCTTTAGAGGTGCGGTAGTCTCGGCTGCAAGTATTCTACGGATAATTGGGATTAACGAAAAAAATGCCCCAGCCGGGACTTGAGACTAAGGTTATTGATAATCATTTGTATATTAAAATAATATTTATATTACGCCCCACTTAATAACCTTTATCATTATGAAAATAACAATCCCAACCACCGCAGGCACTGCCCTGAAAAAGAAAATTTTTGATGCAGTCGAAGATGAGACATTAAAGACTTGGGAAGTCAGAAGTGGCGAAGTGGAATATCTTACGCATACACCTGAGCAATGGTACGATAAAGTATTGTTAAGATTTACTGTAACAAAAACCGCGCTTGAAATCGATACTTACTATTGGAAAGGCAATGTGCCAAACGAAGACGTAAAAGGCTATTATGTCGGGAGGTTCACCGAAGTTTTATTGGTTCACTTTAGAGACGATTTCGAAACTTTCACAATAAGTAAGTAATTTTTTTGATGAACATAGCGGTAGAATATATAAATACGCATGGCGTATTAGCCAACCAGATGCATCGAATGTCGCGTGTGGCATTTGCAAAACATCTTGCTATCGCCGGACAAGGTTATGCGCCAACTCCCCGAAAATTAATTCGGACGATCGCCATGTTTCTACATTATAGTTATTATACGCGATCAGGCGCATTTAATGACGATAGATTTTCAGAGCCACCAATAGAATTATCTGACCCGACTGAAAAAGGACAATTCTCTAACCTTGCCGGAAGGGCCATCGCAGATTTTTTATCCAAACATATTGGGCATAGTATGTTCACGGTTAATTATGAAGCCGCCATGCGTTTAAGGGGTATGCGGCTCAGTATAGGCCGCAGGCAGGTCAGAAGACCCGATCTGCTTGCTTTTGCGAATAATGAAACGTTCGCTGTTGAAGCAAAAGGGTTTTCAGGTGGATATGGGAATATGGGTGACCATAAAGCACAATCGCAAACCGGAGGTATACCCGTGAATTATACTATTGCTTCGGTTGCCTATGATCTATATCGTAATGTGAAATGCAAGTATCATGATCCGTTCAACGATAATGTTGCTTTCGATAATGAGTTGTTGGGCGGATTAACACGTGATTACTATGCCGGCTTAGCTCAATTTCTTAATGAAAAATTCTTCTACTTTCGGGAGGCCGAGTATTTTGGGGAACAATTTTATGAGGTTGATCTGTCGAACCGTAATTTCTTCCAATATTTTAAAAAGGATTTTCCTTTTAGTTTTTGGCAACATGAACTATTGGACTATTATAGACCGACGCTGATCTTACCCCGAGATATTAGGGCGTTCGCTAAAAATGGTATTTCTAATAACATCCGTCCTTTTTTATTTGATTCCATTGAACAAAATAGTAATATCTACATTGATAATGATCGGGTTGGTTTGAGCTTTAGACGTTAATGTAAAATAAGTTATGTTCCGTTATTGATTTTATACATTGGCTTGGTCAGACCGATCGCAAACCGAGCAACTCCGGAAGAAGAAAAAGAAAAAGGCCTGGCTCAAAGTTATTATAGTCACTTATAAAATCTATACTTAGAAGCCCGTGTTTCACTGGGTTGGTATTTTAAACCACCGTACGCCCCACTGCCTGATTGGCCAAAAGGCTACGGGTAGACGAATTCTGCCGTATGGTAAATCACTGTTAAACAAAATCGGAGCCGGGTTCTCCGGCTCCGCAATGCAATTTGATTGCATCTGACCGAACAGGAATAAATTCCACTCATCGGTTAATCAAATTTAATTGACACTAAGCTAAATAAAGTGCTTGCTATCAGGCATTTCGATGATCTTCGTCACCATTTTTATTAATTATCCTCCTGATCTTAGATAATTATTATTTAATAAGATGAAAACGACAATTGCTTCGCGCAAATTTACAATTACAGGGGGCTTATTAACTATCATGCTAATTCTATTAATTGTAGGTGTATCCCTAAAATGCTTAACCAGGCAAAGTGATTTTGCAATGGGCATTAGCAAGATAAATCACCAATTAAATCAAGTACATAGGGCTGCAATAACGGTTTACCAATTGGATATTGCCCGAATCCGGTATAGGCGAACCGGTTTAAACATATTCAGGTTGGCGTTTCAACAGATCGGCGATAGCTTGTCCACGCAAATAAAGGAACTTCATTATTTAACAAAAGATGATAGTATTGAAAAAGCATGCGTCGTATCGGTTTCAATGGGGATCAAGGATCTTCAGGGATATTGGTTGTCGCCCGCTAACTATACTGAAAAGCCCGGCGGGAAGAACAAACTTCGTGTTGCAATGGAGGAAGAAACAAAGATCGCTGGGATCCAGTCAGATTTGAATACCATAAGCCAGGGTTATACACACCGTTTCAACAATTTATTCCTGGTCAATCAGAAAACGATGAAGCAAACACAGCAAGTGATTATTTTCACAGCTGCATTGATTCTATTGATACTGCTGTGTATGCTTATGATGCAGCGCGTAATGTTAAAAAAAATGAAAACTGACGAAGATCAGCCGGTGCCGTGACTTGTATCATAGCTTACAAGCTGCAATTACTGTTATTTTGATTAACAAATAATACAAACCTTTAACATTAAATGTCATGAAAACAGACCTTGAAATTCAAAAAGATGTAATGGATGAACTGAAATGGCAACCATTTTTACATGCTGCAGAAATTGGCGTAGCGGTAAAGAACGGAATTGTAACGCTTTCCGGCCAGGTGGACAATTATGGAAAAAAAATAACGGCTGAAAACGCAGCTAAAAAGGTAGCCGGTGTTAAAGCAGTAGCTGAAGATATACAGGTTGGGATATCCCCTGCATATCTTAAAACCGACGCCGAAATTGCCGAAGCGGTAGTCGATGCTTTGAGATGGCATACCGCTATACCCGACGATCGCATAAAAGTGAAAGTAGAAGATGGCATTGTTAAGCTGGAAGGCGAAGTTGAATGGGAGTTCCAGCGTAATAGTGCAAAGACGGCCGTACAATACTTAACAGGAGTGCGTATGGTCAGCAACCTGATCACCGTAAGGCCAAAACTTAACGCCAATGACCTGGAACATAAAATTAGTGCTGCATTTCATCGCAGTGCCACAATTGATGCGCAAAAGGTAAAAGTGAGTGTCGTTGATAATAAAGCGATTCTAACCGGTAAAGTGCGATCATTTGCGGAAAAAGAAGAAGCGGAAAGTGCCGTTTGGGCTGCCCCGGGAGTGTTTAGCCTGGAAAGTAGACTACAAATAGAAGAGCCCGAATTGGTTTTTTAACATCCTAATTCATAAGCAGCTGCTATATGGCAGCTGCATTAATTACGTTGAACATTTTAAAATGAAAAAGATTAGCGCGGCCTTTGATGGCCTGAAATTTTCAAAAGCAACGCTGGACTATGCGATCGATCTGACCAAACACAGTCAAGCTATATTAACCGGAGTTTTTCTAGAAGACTTTCTTTATCATAGTTTTAACTTGTATGATATGGTTGGCAGTGAGGGCATTTCATCAACGAAATTAAAACGCCTGATGGACAAAGATAAAGTGAAAAGACAGGATGCCGTACAGCTATTTAAAAAGGCTTGTAGTGAAAAGAAAGTTAACTACATTGTGCATCAGGACGAAAGCTTCGCTATTAATGATTTGCTAAAAGAAAGCATTTATGGAGATTTGGTGCTAATTGGCGCGCAGGAAACGATGAACCACTTCCAACAGGATAAACCTACACCGTTTGTAAAAGATTTGCTGGCCAGCTCGCAATGTCCGGTACTGGTAGTACCTGGCATTTACCGGCCAATCGACCGGGTTACCTTATTGTACGATGGCCGCCCATCTTCAGTATATGCCATTAAAATGTTCAATTATCTGTTCCCCTGGTTAAGCAAGACCCCGGTTGAAGTAGTATTTGCTCAGGATGATGATAAGTCAACGAAGTTGCCCGATGAGTTGTTATTCAAAGAACTCATCGCCTGCTATTACCCGCAGGTAAACTACAAAATTCTGAAAGGCGAACCCGAAAAAGCACTACTTAGTCATCTACAGAACTTATCATCGAACAATGTGGTAGTTATGGGGGCATACAGCAGGGGGACTGTTTCCAGGATGTTCAGTGCAAGTATGGCTAATCGGTTAATGGAAGCACTGGATGTGCCGATGTTCATAGCTCACAAATAATGCTGCGGCCAAATTTGGGTTCAGGGTTACCTGAAGTTTATTATCCGGTAATATTGTCGAAACCGATTGGGTTATAAGTGATCAGAATCATCCCAATCAGTGATAACGGGCAGTATTCGCCTGCCGCCTTTTACTGAATTTTACTTAAAAATTTAAGACATGAAAACATTCCTGATTGCTACTGATTTTTCTGCAAACGCCCGTTTTACAGCGGCTTATGGTTATAGTTTGGCACAACAGATCAAAGCCCGGGTAGTGCTTTGCCATGCTATGAATGTTCCGGCAGAGATACCTCAAAGTGGGGCCATAGCCTGGCCGATGGATGTTTATGATGATCTGACACAGGACAGCAATGATGAACTTGCCAAATTAAAAAGCCGTCTGATTTCAGAGGGAGATATCAAGGCTTATCAACCGGAAGTTTCTTGTGTACACGAAGCCGGTTTTGTAGCTGATGTACTAAATGCCGAAGCTGCTAAATTTCGGGCGGACATGATTATTATCGGCATGCATGGCAATGACGCATTTGGTACCTGGATGATCGGGAACCATAGTCGCAAACTTATAGAGGCGGCCATTACTCCACTATTATTAGTCCCGGCTGGAACTATGCCTAAACCCATTAAACGGATAGCCTTTGGAAGTGATTTTAAACAGCCTGATAAAGATATTAAAACGATTAGCGAACTGGTAGATATTGCTCAAGCACTTGATGCTGAATTGATCCTGACACATATAGAACAACCTAACGCTGATGCACAATACACTGCGATTGTCAAGCAGTTGTTAATGGAGTTGATCGGTAAAAGTAGTCATGGGAAGGTAAGTTATAAAGTGGTTAAAAGTGACCATGTAGAACATGGTTTGAATTGGTTGGTACAGCACGCCCATATTGATATCCTGGCAGTAGTGCATCGCGATCATAACTTTTTTGATCAACTGGTCAACGGGAGCCACACGCAGAAAGCCGCTAAAGTAGTTACCGCCCCATTACTGGTATTTAAAAATTAGAGTAACCAACATACAATACGCAACAAAATAAGGACAGATAACAAGAGCCTGATTTGCATTTTAACTGCAAAAGCGTTGCTAAATATCATTTTATATCGTAATCGAAATCATGTTCCATTATTTGTAAATGAGCCACATTTGTAATATCATCAAAAGCTTAACCTCATGAAAAAGATCTTAGCACTTACGGACTTTAGTGATAACGCGCAAAAAGCTGCGCAGGCCGCTGTAACTATCGCCGGCAAATTACATGCTAATATTATCCTGCTGAACACGTTTGTCAGCCAGCCTGCATTGTCGGAATATGGTGGGAGTCCCTGGTCAGTGGAACAATTGCTTTGGGCGGACGAAGGAAAGGAAAAACTTGCGTTTTTAAAGGAAGATTTACAAGAATCAATTCAACAATTGCAAGCAGGCAACTATTACCCAAGCATTGATGACCGACAAGAGGTTGGCAGCGTGAGTGAACAGGTTAAAGAGTTACTGCAAACGGAAAAGATTGAAATGATTGTTATAGGTGGACGAAACGGCACAGCCTGGGAGCATCTATTGATGGGCAGTGATACCAACGCAGTTATCAATCATACTGATCGGCCTGTATTGATCGTGCCAGCAAGCCAACCGTTGAAGAAACTGAAGAAAGTTACCCTGGCCTCAGATTTTGGTGAGGCAGACCTCAACGCTGTTCATTATTTGACCAGGCTTGGACGAGTCTTCGATTTGGTAATTGAGATAGTACACGTGACTTTATATGGTGAAGAAGCGATGTCTGCCATTCAAAAGGCGAACTTTAAGAAACATGTGGCTAAATATAACTATCCGGCGATCACTTATCAGGAAATTATTGGGAAGGATCTTGTTAACAGGCTTAATCACCTGTGCGAAGAAGAAGGTACTGATTTGTTAGCCTTAGTACATGACCGGCATAGCTTTTTAAACCGCTTGTTCAAACAAAATAATGCAGAAACATTAATGAAAGACCAGGCATTACCAGTGCTGATTATTCCCGCGGGCATAAGCGATAAGTAACTTCCCAAAATCAACCTTAAGGCGGCGGTTTTTACTGCCGTTTTTTTATTCCATAACCAACACTGCAGCGCCATTTATTTTGCCTTTACGTAACTGGTCCAGGGCCTCGTTGGCTTCCGAAAGTTTAAAATATGTTGTTTGCGTTTTGATCGGCGACAACTGGATCTGTTTTAAAAACGCACTTCCATCTTCACGAGTGAGGTTGGCCACCGATTGCACTGACCGTTCACCCCATAATAGGTCATAAGAGAACGCAGGAATGGTACTCATGTGAATTCCTCCGCAAATTACCTGGCCTGCTTTATCAATATCTTTTAGTGCCTTAGGTACCAGTTCACCCGCCGGAGCCAGGATGATAGCCGCATCCAATTTTTCAGGCGGGTCCTCACGGCTACTGCCGGCCCAGCCCGCGCCCATTTTGATAGCGAAGAGCTGGCCTTTTGTATCGCCATCCCGGGTGAAAGCAAATACTTGTTTATGCTGGGCCTTAGCTACCTGGGTAAGGATAT of the Mucilaginibacter boryungensis genome contains:
- a CDS encoding universal stress protein; this encodes MKKISAAFDGLKFSKATLDYAIDLTKHSQAILTGVFLEDFLYHSFNLYDMVGSEGISSTKLKRLMDKDKVKRQDAVQLFKKACSEKKVNYIVHQDESFAINDLLKESIYGDLVLIGAQETMNHFQQDKPTPFVKDLLASSQCPVLVVPGIYRPIDRVTLLYDGRPSSVYAIKMFNYLFPWLSKTPVEVVFAQDDDKSTKLPDELLFKELIACYYPQVNYKILKGEPEKALLSHLQNLSSNNVVVMGAYSRGTVSRMFSASMANRLMEALDVPMFIAHK
- a CDS encoding universal stress protein, which produces MKTFLIATDFSANARFTAAYGYSLAQQIKARVVLCHAMNVPAEIPQSGAIAWPMDVYDDLTQDSNDELAKLKSRLISEGDIKAYQPEVSCVHEAGFVADVLNAEAAKFRADMIIIGMHGNDAFGTWMIGNHSRKLIEAAITPLLLVPAGTMPKPIKRIAFGSDFKQPDKDIKTISELVDIAQALDAELILTHIEQPNADAQYTAIVKQLLMELIGKSSHGKVSYKVVKSDHVEHGLNWLVQHAHIDILAVVHRDHNFFDQLVNGSHTQKAAKVVTAPLLVFKN
- a CDS encoding universal stress protein, with amino-acid sequence MKKILALTDFSDNAQKAAQAAVTIAGKLHANIILLNTFVSQPALSEYGGSPWSVEQLLWADEGKEKLAFLKEDLQESIQQLQAGNYYPSIDDRQEVGSVSEQVKELLQTEKIEMIVIGGRNGTAWEHLLMGSDTNAVINHTDRPVLIVPASQPLKKLKKVTLASDFGEADLNAVHYLTRLGRVFDLVIEIVHVTLYGEEAMSAIQKANFKKHVAKYNYPAITYQEIIGKDLVNRLNHLCEEEGTDLLALVHDRHSFLNRLFKQNNAETLMKDQALPVLIIPAGISDK